Genomic segment of Saprospiraceae bacterium:
TTGTGTGCGGTTAAGGCAGCAAAGCTTTTAGATATAGCTGATGAATCGATTCAAGATGCGGTAAATAGTTTTGTGAATGACCCACATCGCTTAGAGTTTGTTGTTTCTATAAATGGAGTTGATTTTATTAACGATAGCAAAGCAACCAATGTCGATTCGGTTTTTTGGGCACTGGATGCAATGAAAAAACGGGTGGTGTGGATCGCAGGGGGTCAGGATAAAGGAAATGATTATACCGTGTTGGAACCATTAGTAAAGAAGAAAGTCAGTTCATTAATTGCGATGGGTGTAGATAACCGCAAGTTACTGGATGCATTTGGAAAGATAATCCCTACGATAAGAGACACTCATAACTTAGATGATGCTGTTAAAAATGCAATGGACTGCGCTCATGAAGGAGATGTAGTCTTGTTGTCACCTGCTTGTGCAAGTTTTGATTTATTTAAAAACTATGAAGATAGAGGTACACAATTTAAAGAAGCTGTTAGAAAACTGAAAGTTCTGCAATTATGACATTGGATATTAGTGAATTAAAAAATAGAATATTAAGTCCAAATTTTATCTGGACTTTGATTTTTTTCCTGGTAGCAATATCATTGGTTGCAGTATTTAGTGCGTCTGGAAGTATTACAAAATATGATTCAGATAACACAAGCTTTTTTCTTGGAAGACACGTTAGTTTTATCCTGGTCGGATTATCCATGATTTGGCTATTTAGTAAAATTGACTATCGGTTATTTAATCGATGGGCACCTGTGTTATTAATTTTAACCATTGCATTACTGATCCTTACTTTTTTTATTGGAGTTAATGTAAATGATGCAAAAAGATGGTTGAATATACCCATCATCAATATGACGTTTCAGGTTTCTGATTTAGCTAAATTAGCATTGATTCTATATCTGGCCCGCTCTATTTCTGATAAACAAGATGTTATAAAAGGTTTTAGATCGGCATTTGTCCCTATTATGTTACCTATACTTATTGTTTGTGGTCTCATAGCGCCTTCAAATTTAAGTACTGCTGCTGTTTTATTTGCAGGATCTATCGGGATGATGTTTGTAGGTCGCATTGATATGAAATATATTTTAATTCTGGCAGGCTTGGGTATTTTGTTGTTGGTTATTTTATTGTGGATAGAAACCGTTTTTCCTGGTTTAACCCGAGCAGAAACTTGGGTGGCTAGAATTACCCGATTCTGGTATGGATCAGAAGATGACTATCAAATTGAACAAGCTAAAATTGCAATTGCAAACGGGAACATCCTGTTGCCAAATCCTGGAAAAAGTTTATTGCGAAATTTTATACCATATTCGTATGCAGATTTTATCTATCCGATTATATGTGAAGAATGGGGTTTGTTTCTTGGTGCATTCGGAGTAATTATAATTTATCTTTTATTGCTATTCCATTGTGTTGGAATTGTTAGTAATACCACACGAGCGTTTGGCGCATTGCTTACAATTGGGATAGGAATTAATATGGTGACTCAGGCATTTGCAAATATTGCAGTGGCACTGGGATTGGTTCCGGTCACGGGATTGCCACTGCCATTTATAAGTATGGGTGGAACGTCTCTGGTTTTTACAAGCATCTCATTAGGAATGATTATAAGTGTTAGCAAACATATACAAAATTTGAAATTGGAATCTGAATCTGGCGATAAAGCAGAATATATGTGGCAGGATCAGGAGCTTAATGAAATTCAAAATGAAGTTGCTAATTAGTGGTGGCGGTACTGGTGGACATGTATTTCCTGCAATAGCGATTGCGGATGCAGTTAAATATTTAAATCCAGAAGTGGATATTTTATTTGTTGGTGCATTGGGGAAATTAGAAATGAAAAAAGTACCTGAAGCTGGATATAAAATAATTGGACTGCCAATTCGTGGATTTAATAGGAAGTTAAGCATAGAAAATTTAAAATTTGGATACCGTTTAATAAAAAGCATGTTGATGGCTTTTCAAATAATTAAAAATTTTAAACCCGATGTGGTTCTAGGAGTGGGTGGCTATGCCAGCGGACCGGTTTTACGGATCGCCTCATGGCTTGGAACCACAACCATGATTCAAGAACAGAATTCATACCCGGGTATTACAAATAAAATACTTTCGAAAGCTGCATCTAAAATATTTGTTGCCTTTAGTGGAATGGATAAATATTTTGATAAAGCTAAAATTATTTTAACGGGAAATCCAATACGGAAAGATCTCATTCGTGTGAAAGATAAATCAGAAGGATTGAGTCACTTCAATTTAGAACCTGAAAAAATTACAATTGGTGTTTTAGGTGGAAGTTTAGGTGCAGGTGCTATCAATCAAGCGATGTTGAATTGTTACGAATCAATTCTAAAAAGATCAGACATTCAGTGGATTTGGCAAACGGGTGAATTGTATAAGGATAAAATAGCACAGCATCAGATTTCAGATTGCAAACAGGTAAATGTATTTGCGTTTATTGATCGAATGGATTTATTTTATGCTGCTTGCGACATCGTGGTATCTCGTGCGGGAGCTTTAACGCTGGCTGAACTGAGTGTACAAGCTAAACCTTGTATATTAATCCCATCTCCAAATGTTGCAGAGGATCACCAACGAAAGAATGCACGTGCATTTGTTGAGACCGGAGCTGCTCTAATGATTGAAGATTCCGATTTGTTAAATAAATTTTGGGCAGGTATAGTGAGTTTGACTGAAGACCCAGGAAAAAGAAAACAAATGAGTGAGCGACTCTTGAATATAAGCAAGCCTATGGCAGCACAAGAGATTGCAAAATATATTGTTGATTCTAAAGCGGTTTAGTTTGTATAAAAATTTATATTTTATAGGAATTGGCGGAATTGGCATGAGTGCCCTGGCTCGTTATTTTAATCAGCGGGGTGTAGTAATTTATGGTTATGACAAAACAGAAACAGAATTAACACGCCAATTGGAACTGGAAGGCATGTCAATTCATTATGAAGATCGGCCGGACTTAATACCTCAGGCATTGGATATGGTCATACTAACACCGGCAGTGCCAAATGATTTAAAAGAATACCAAACGATTCTTGAACGAAACATCCCCTATCTAAAGCGTTCACAGGTTTTAGGGCAAATTACAGCAGGAAATAAAAACATTGCTGTTGCAGGAACCCATGGGAAAACTACAACCAGTTGCTTGTTAGCCCACTTGATTTATTGTGCCAACATACCTATGACAGCATTTTTAGGTGGAATTGCGGTTAACTATCAATCGAATTATTTGGATACAGGGGATGATTGGATGGTAGAAGAAGCAGATGAATACGATCGCTCGTTTTTACAATTAAGTCCAGACCTAGCTGTGATTGGATCATTGGATCCCGATCATCTTGATATTTATGGGACACATGAAGCAATGATTGAAACCTATCTGGAATTTGCAAGGAAAATCAAACCGAATGGTTTGTTGCTTTTAAGTGATACCATACCAAAACAAGTTCAAGATCAATTTAGAAATCAACTTCAATCTTTAAGAATTAAAACGTATGGAATCGGTCAATCTGATCTTCGTTTTGAAGTAATTGGAACTGATTCTGGCTGGATGCTGTTTAATTATATTAGAAATAATTATAATATGAGTAACTTGCGCCTTCGAATGCCTGGAAATCACAATCTTAGAAATGCAGTTGCAGCAATTACCCTGGCCGAGGAATTAGGGATTTCTCAGGAAAGCATTCGAATGAGTCTTGA
This window contains:
- a CDS encoding FtsW/RodA/SpoVE family cell cycle protein produces the protein MTLDISELKNRILSPNFIWTLIFFLVAISLVAVFSASGSITKYDSDNTSFFLGRHVSFILVGLSMIWLFSKIDYRLFNRWAPVLLILTIALLILTFFIGVNVNDAKRWLNIPIINMTFQVSDLAKLALILYLARSISDKQDVIKGFRSAFVPIMLPILIVCGLIAPSNLSTAAVLFAGSIGMMFVGRIDMKYILILAGLGILLLVILLWIETVFPGLTRAETWVARITRFWYGSEDDYQIEQAKIAIANGNILLPNPGKSLLRNFIPYSYADFIYPIICEEWGLFLGAFGVIIIYLLLLFHCVGIVSNTTRAFGALLTIGIGINMVTQAFANIAVALGLVPVTGLPLPFISMGGTSLVFTSISLGMIISVSKHIQNLKLESESGDKAEYMWQDQELNEIQNEVAN
- the murG gene encoding undecaprenyldiphospho-muramoylpentapeptide beta-N-acetylglucosaminyltransferase, which produces MKFKMKLLISGGGTGGHVFPAIAIADAVKYLNPEVDILFVGALGKLEMKKVPEAGYKIIGLPIRGFNRKLSIENLKFGYRLIKSMLMAFQIIKNFKPDVVLGVGGYASGPVLRIASWLGTTTMIQEQNSYPGITNKILSKAASKIFVAFSGMDKYFDKAKIILTGNPIRKDLIRVKDKSEGLSHFNLEPEKITIGVLGGSLGAGAINQAMLNCYESILKRSDIQWIWQTGELYKDKIAQHQISDCKQVNVFAFIDRMDLFYAACDIVVSRAGALTLAELSVQAKPCILIPSPNVAEDHQRKNARAFVETGAALMIEDSDLLNKFWAGIVSLTEDPGKRKQMSERLLNISKPMAAQEIAKYIVDSKAV
- a CDS encoding UDP-N-acetylmuramate--L-alanine ligase, which translates into the protein MYKNLYFIGIGGIGMSALARYFNQRGVVIYGYDKTETELTRQLELEGMSIHYEDRPDLIPQALDMVILTPAVPNDLKEYQTILERNIPYLKRSQVLGQITAGNKNIAVAGTHGKTTTSCLLAHLIYCANIPMTAFLGGIAVNYQSNYLDTGDDWMVEEADEYDRSFLQLSPDLAVIGSLDPDHLDIYGTHEAMIETYLEFARKIKPNGLLLLSDTIPKQVQDQFRNQLQSLRIKTYGIGQSDLRFEVIGTDSGWMLFNYIRNNYNMSNLRLRMPGNHNLRNAVAAITLAEELGISQESIRMSLENFKGIKRRFEWIEESNGRVLIDDYAHHPEELRAAIEACRSIYPGRNITGIFQPHLYSRTRDFLHEFAHVLSQLDQVILVELYPAREPAILGISSETIYNLLTVDSKYLTTKKQLPELLRTLQLDVVMTLGAGDLDMMQNEIKHAIFEKAAITNLL